One window of Oncorhynchus masou masou isolate Uvic2021 chromosome 28, UVic_Omas_1.1, whole genome shotgun sequence genomic DNA carries:
- the LOC135517735 gene encoding hypermethylated in cancer 2 protein-like, which yields MEQQNHFKQLLLQLNQQRAKGYLCDVIIVVENALFRAHKNVLAASSVYFKSLVPHDNLINLDTEMVSPSVFRQVLDFIYTGRLSSSDSVSDHSVSSLLTAASYLQLTELAALCRRKLKHNGQTPSSSNKLTTTSPTPNGHTPGPLRLSSTPLRATPSHHNNHSGSRKGNLRNQRWGQEGRLREDLSEEEVFISGSRCASLSPSGGSRVNGLALGLDLSKRSPSGSTATEEVSPSSLPQSSSPHSSSVSPTPPTTAEPRENQRQLPNTSTDLLPRAPCKRPRPHREATNLGETGKAMHKGLVKKPGAPGHEKLVRGDRVTPDLEDGEVDGEENGHDQSEESGHSGSEGGGGGGGKRNGNTNYIYRQPQPGFEPGVGDNLYVCIPCGKGFPSSEQLNAHVDTHTQDEIYLEEEEEEEEEGGVYLKDEDPDIYASRGVEPGADEPRHRCTVCSKTCKDAVSLREHEKSHWLNRPFPCNICGKLFTQRGTMTRHMRSHLGLKPFACEECGMRFTRQYRLAEHMRVHSGEKPYECQLCGGKFTQQRNLLSHLKMHTSPS from the exons atggagcAGCAAAACCATTTCAAGCAGCTGTTGCTGCAGCTCAACCAGCAGCGAGCCAAAGGGTacctgtgtgatgtcatcatCGTGGTGGAGAATGCGCTGTTCCGCGCCCATAAGAACGTCCTGGCGGCCAGCAGCGTCTACTTCAAGTCACTGGTCCCCCACGATAACCTGATCAACCTGGACACGGAGATGGTCAGCCCCTCCGTCTTCAGACAG gTATTGGACTTCATCTATACAGGTCGTCTGTCCAGTTCTGACTCTGTCAGTGACCACAGTGTCTCGTCCCTCCTGACCGCCGCCTCCTACCTCCAGCTGACCGAACTAGCTGCTCTCTGTCGGAGGAAGCTCAAACACAATGGACAGACCCCCTCCAGCTCCAACAAGTTGACCACCACCTCCCCAACCCCCAATGGACACACCCCTGGCCCCCTCcgcctctcctccacccccctcagAGCAACCCCCAGCCACCATAACAACCACTCAGGGTCCAGGAAGGGCAACCTGAGGAACCAGAGATGGGGCCAggaggggaggctgagagaggatctCTCCGAGGAGGAGGTGTTTATTTCGGGCTCGCGGTGTGCTTCCCTCAGCCCCTCTGGAGGAAGTAGGGTTAATGGGCTGGCTCTAGGACTGGACCTGTCCAAGAGGAGTCCATCAGGAAGCACCGCCACAGAGGAAGTGTCCCCCAGCAGTCTCCCCCAAAGCTCCTCCCCCCACTCCTCATCTGTTTCTCCCACTCCTCCCACCACGGCAGAGCCTAGGGAGAACCAGAGGCAGCTTCCAAATACCTCCACAGACCTCTTGCCTAGGGCCCCTTGCAAGAGACCCCGACCCCACAGAGAGGCCACCAACCTGGGAGAGACGGGCAAGGCAATGCACAAGGGCCTAGTGAAGAAACCAGGTGCACCAGGGCACGAAAAGCTGGTCAGAGGGGATAGAGTGACCCCAGACCTGGAggatggggaggtggatggagaggagaATGGCCATGACCAGAGTGAAGAGAGTGGGCACagtgggagtgagggaggaggaggaggaggagggaagagaaatgGGAACACCAACTATATCTACCGTCAGCCCCAGCCAGGGTTTGAGCCAGGTGTGGGGGACAATCTGTACGTCTGCATCCCCTGTGGGAAAGGCTTCCCCAGCTCCGAGCAGCTTAACGCCCACGTCGACACACACACCCAGGATGAAATCTACCtcgaagaagaggaggaggaagaagaggagggtggTGTATACCTGAAGGATGAAGACCCTGACATCTATGCATCACGGGGGGTGGAGCCTGGCGCTGACGAACCTCGGCATCGTTGCACAGTCTGCAGTAAGACCTGCAAGGACGCGGTGTCGCTACGGGAACACGAGAAGAGCCATTGGCTGAACCGGCCGTTCCCCTGTAACATCTGTGGCAAGTTGTTCACCCAGCGAGGCACCATGACCCGCCACATGAGGAGCCACCTGGGCCTCAAGCCCTTCGCCTGCGAGGAGTGCGGCATGCGCTTCACACGCCAGTACCGTCTCGCCGAGCACATGCGGGTCCACTCGGGGGAGAAGCCCTACGAGTGCCAGCTGTGTGGCGGAAAGTTCACCCAGCAACGCAACCTCCTCAGCCATCTAAAGATGCACACCTCGCCCTCATAG